Within the uncultured Draconibacterium sp. genome, the region TCCGAAGTGCATGGAGCCATACATAAAATCGATGGCATCCTTAATATCATCAGAACTTACCATATCTCCAATGTCAATCCCCGATTTCGACAATATAAAATTCTTACTTAAATACTTCAATCCCGTTACCTCTATTCCGGTAATCCTTATCTTTTTAGGTTGCGGAATTCGGTCCACAACTTTGTAGCCTAAATCGTATTTTTCGGCCAGCGCTTTTATTTCGCTCAGTTTTTCGCGGGCGGCATCTTCGCCAATCTGCTGAATCGCCTGTCCTTTCATAAAATCGGCGGCAGAATAATCGTGCAGATCGGGAATGATCAACACAGCGCATTTTGCAAACTGCTCTTTGGCGTCGACAATTCCACCAAGTGCAATCGACCGTTGTAGAACATCTGTCATCGACTTAATATCGTCAACAGTTATATCTTCCTGAAAACCTACATAAACACCAATAATTATGTCGGCCCCCATATTTAGGGCTTCCTGAACCGGGAAATTGCTCGTAACCCCACCATCAACCAATAGCATTGAGTCCATTTGAACCGGTGAAAAAACAGTTGGGATAGACATGCTGGCCCGAATCGATTTCACCAGATCACCGGAGCTGAGCTCAATGGTTTCTCCTGATATTATATCAACCGACATGCAATGAAACGGAACAGGCAGCTTATTAAAATCTTCTTCTTCGGTAAGCGGCCAAAGTAGTTCTGAAAAATAAGCTTCAAGGTGTTGCCCCTCAATAACGCCGGCTGGGAGGTTTATCTTTTTTTCGTGTATAGGAATTTCGAACAGGTATTTTTTTGTTTCGCCCTTTTCGTCCATGGCCACGGATAACAGCCTCACTTTATCGGTTAACAACAAATCCCAGTTGGCGTATTTATTTATATCGGAAAGCTCATCGGCCGTATAGCCTACCGCGTACAAACTCCCCATAATACTTCCCATGCTGGTTCCGGTAATAATATCAGGGCGAATTCCTGCTTCTTCAAGCACTTTGAGCACACCAATATGCGCCAAACCTTTTGCGCCTCCACCGCTTAAAACCAATGCAACTTTGGGCTTTTCAACTTGATTTTCTTCTTGTGAATAAACTGGAAAAACAGCCAATAGTAGAAATACACTGGCTACTAAATGATAAGTTGTGAGGATCGAATTTTTCATGCCCGAATGGCTTAATTAATTTCCTTATTTCCTGTGTTTAAAATAACTCAGGCCCCAAAAACAGTTCAATAAAATCCGGACCAGGTTTACTTTAATCGCATGAATTTAAGAAATTAACCAATTCGTGCACATCTTTTTTCGACGAAAATGGATAACCACCTTTGGTTTGTAAAGAGTAAATATTATGATATAAAATACTCTCTTTCTGAGGAGTAGCATCTTCAATCATTGCAATCGCTTCCTGGTATAACTGGTCTCTGTACTTCATTCTAACTCTGGTTTAACTGACAAATATATCATAATCTTATAGATACTACTCGTATTTTACTTATTTCCCTACCCATTCCTTAAATTCGGTTGCCTTTAAACGGCTAATTGTAATGGGTTCTTCAAACGGCGGAATCAACCTCAAAATTAACTTTCCACCGAAATGATTTTCGAATTTTCGGATGGCATTAATATGCACAATCGTACTGCGGTTGGTGCGAAAAAACAGATCAGGGTCGAGCTGTTCTTCCAGCTTTTCAATGGTTAAATCAATTACATGCTTTTTTCCCTGAAAAGTTACGGCTGTGGTTACGCGGTTTTCGGTATAAAACCAGGCCACATCCTCCACATCGAGTTTAAAATAAGATGTTGCCCCACTTATTAGAAAACGCTTCCGATATTTCTTTTCTCCGGAAGTGATGGCCTGTAGCAACTCTTTATAATCGGGAGCACTTTCGGGCTTTTCATTTGACGCCGAAACCATGTGCTCGAATTTTTCTATGGATAAACGCAGCTTGTCTTCCTTAATCGGTTTTAGCAAATAGTCGATACTGTTTACCTGAAAAGCCCGCAGAGCATATTCGTCGTAAGCGGTTGTAAATATTACCATGCTGGTTACATTTACCTGGTCGAAAACAGAAAAACTAATACCATCGGTTAGCTGAATATCCATAAATAACAGGTCGGGTGCCGGATTACTTTTCAGCCAGGCAACCGTACTCCTTACACTTTCAAACCATTCAACAATTTGCCATTCGGGCCGCAGTTTTTCAACCATTCCCCGTAGCAAACGATAGTTATGCAACTCATCTTCAACAATAATAACTCTCACACTCTGCTTTTTAAATTATTCTTTTAGCTTCGTTCGTTTACACAATTTTGCGACGCAATATCCGAGATCTAATTCATATTTTCTGTAACTCATATCGCATTCACAATAACGGAACTTTCACTTCAAAACGGTTCTCGTCGTATTGAACCACAATTTCTTTTTCTGTTAATATCTCATAACGCCTTACCAGGTTCTTTAATCCTGTTTTGGTTGAATATGAGGCCTCTCTACGGTTTAGACTGTTTGAAACCACCAAATATTCATCCTCTACATAAACTTTTATCTGAAGCGGTGTTTCCCGGCTTGTTATATTGTGCTTAATTGCATTTTCTATGAGTAACTGCCCGGTTAAAGGTGCTACATCCTTGTCCAAAACATTTATGGGGACCAGCGAATCGACATTAATTCCTTCTCCCAAACGCTCTTTATGCAAGGCACAATAGGCTTTCATAAAATCGAGCTCTTCGCCTAACTTCACCAATCGTTTATCTTTACTCTGCAATACATAGCGGTATACATCTGTAAAGTTCTCGGTAAACTCCACTGCCACATCCGGATCGTAAATGATTAACGATTTCAGCACACTCAGGTTATTGAAAAGAAAGTGCGGATTTAACTGGTCTTGCAACGAGTTGTAATCCATACGCAACTTTTCGCGTTTCATTTCGGCGATCTGCTCCTGCGAATCGAACCATTTTTGTGTAAAACGAGCAATGGTAAGCGAGTTAGCCACCATTTGCACGAATGCCAATCCTAAAATTACCCCAAGTATTACACTTGGCCTTGAAGTTTGCCCAACCAATTTCGGATCAACAAAATACATAATAATGCGGTGAACAACATACAGAAATAGTATTCCCACACTAATTTGCAGGAAGAGGCGCAATTTTATTTTTTTGGGAACCGGGAGAAAACGTTCCAGAATATTATCAAGGGCAATTTGTAATTCAGCAGCCCCGTTAAATGCTAAAATAACTACCACATAAATTACAAAAGGAATTTTTGTGTCGAGCTTTACTGGAGCTGCTGTTACGTAAGAAATAAAATGCAGCACACTTACAGCTAAAATACTGATACTAACAAACCGCCACAAAATGCTGACAGGCTCGTAGCTGGGCAACCTCATTACAAGGTTTTGCTTTTTTTTGCTATGTAGTTGCAAACACTTCATCTCTGTATAGGCGATGCTCTAATTCCCTCCTTCGGGCATATACAGGTTGCCGGTTACACTTTGCCATTTGGTTTTTAACACCTCGAAATTGGCAATGGTCTGTGTTAACTGCGCTTTAGCCTGAACCCACTGTGCCTGTGCGTTCAGCATATCGGTGGTTGTATTTAAACCTACCTCAAAACTGGCCTCGGTTTCGTTCATACTTTCCTCAGCTTCTGCGACACTTTTTTGAGCCAAAAGAATGGATTCGTAAGCTTCTTCAACCTGCACTTTTACCTGCATTACTTCAAGATTAATCAAATCATTTGTATGTTGCAAATCGGTTTCGGCCTGTTGCACTTTTAATTGTGCTGCGCGCTGTTTCTTTTTCCCCTGTCCCCACTGGAAAATCGGGATAGAAACCTGCGCTGCCAGCATCGGCTGGAAATCGATTTCCTCGTACAAATCTTTTACCCAGTAACTGGTATATTGTGCGCTAACACCCACGGTTGGCAAATAATCAGCACGTGTTATTTTAGCATCCAATTCTGAAATCTCTTTTTGTTTTTCCAGAATTTTAAGCTCGTTTCGTTTGTTACTGGCTTGCACCAAACCATCTTCAAGATTAAACAATTTTACTTCGGGACTGGTCTCATGACTAATTTGAATCTCGGTATCCAGTGGCTGACCCAAAATCTGGTTCAGGTACATCTTGGCCACTTTCAGTCCGTTTCGGGCTTTTATCAGGTTTAAATCGGCTTCGTTTTTCTGCACAGTTACCCGCAGTTTTTCACTTGCCGGCTGAAGTCCCACTTCGTACATCGCTGTCATTTGATCTTCCAGCTCGGTAAGCATTTTAATGTATTCTTCGGCAATAATGATATTCTCTTCAACGGTTGCCACCTTCCAAAAAGCCTGATCGGTTTGCTCAATCACGTCCGAGTATTTCATATTCAATGCCATATCTGCAATAGAAACACCTGCATCGGCCTGCTGGTTTGAGTAGCGAATTTTCCCGCCGGCGTAAATCGCCTGGTTAACTTCGAAACCACTATTTATAAGCGTTAAACTACCCAAATCAATATTCATTCCGGGACTCCACACATCGCTGGTTCCTGAGAAATTACCATTTAATGCATCTTCCTCGCTGTCGGCCGTTTGTAGAAAATGACCAGGCATACTTATCGGATCCATTCCCGGCCGGTGCATTAACGAAGATGAGAAGCCAACCGAAGGCAAATAAGCTGTTCTTGCCACTTCCTGGTTTACCTGTGCTTCGCGGTTTTGCAGGGCTGCATTTTTTAATTCTTTATTGAAAGCAACAGCCTGCTCGCGGCATTCTTCCAGCGTCATTACCTTTTGCCCGAAAGTGTTGCCAAACACAGTAATCAGCACGAAAACAGTGCCAGCTATATATTTAATTGATTGATTCATCTGTTATATCTTTTTAGATTGAATTTATTCTTTTCTAGAAAAGTTGCCCCCGATTTTTATCTACCCCTAATGGTTAGAAACTGTCGTCCCCCTACTGACAAATAAAAAACAGGGCAACTTTTTCAACTCTCTATCTATTACTGCACAATCACAATTATGCTTTCAATTTACTACCGTCAACACGGTACAGCACAGTGTAAAGTACCGGTACAACTACCAGGGTAATTACCGAACCGACAGCCAATCCGAACATGATTACAATTGCTGTTGAGTTAAACATCGAATCGGTTATAAGCGGCGCCATACCTAAAATGGTTGTCAGCGAAGCCATCATTACCGGGCGCAAACGTGATAATGCGGCATCGATGGTTGCTTTCAATCGATCTTTTCCTTCCCGGATATTCCGGTTTATTTCATCAAGAAGGACAACCGCATTTTTAATCATCATACCAATTAATCCCAAAGCTCCGATAATACCGGCAAACGTTAAATAAACACCTGTTGTTGTTAATCCGAGGACGATGCCAACAAATGCAAATGGCACTATAAGAAATATAATTACCGGCTGTTTCAGGTTATTGAATAAGCCAATGATAATAATAGCCATCAGTCCGATTGACAGAGGCAAAAACATGAACAAAGCAGTGTTTGCTTCTCCTGAACGGGCAGTCGCTCCTTCCCAGCTTAATTCGTAACCTTCGGGCAAATCAATGGCTTCAACTTTTGCCTGAAATTTAGCCTGAACTTCAGCAGCTGTGTGTCCGTTTGCAGCATCGCATTGTGCTTTAATGGCCCGCTTGTTATCTAAACGATGAATGAGTTCGTAGTCCCAGGTTGCTTCCATTGTGTCAACAATTTGCGACAATGGCACACTTGCACGGCTTTGTTGTCCCCAAACCGGTATATTCAGCAATTGCTCAATATTTTCTGCTACTTTATTATCGGTGCGCAAAACGATTGGCATCATTTTATCGCCTTCGTAAATTGCTCCGATTGGCATTCCGTCGGTGGCTACCAAAATCGAGTTCCCCATGTCGGCACGTGATAAACCAAGAGGTTGGGCACGCTCAACCGAATATGCCGGGACAATTTTTTTGGTTTGATTTTTCCAATCATCGGTAACATGAATAGCTGACGGCTCATCCATAAAGATCTTTTTAGCCTGGTTGGCCAGGTCTTTTAATACAGCAGGGTCGGGGCCAATGAACTGGGCTTCAATATCGGCAGCGGCAAATGCAGCACCG harbors:
- a CDS encoding patatin-like phospholipase family protein, whose amino-acid sequence is MKNSILTTYHLVASVFLLLAVFPVYSQEENQVEKPKVALVLSGGGAKGLAHIGVLKVLEEAGIRPDIITGTSMGSIMGSLYAVGYTADELSDINKYANWDLLLTDKVRLLSVAMDEKGETKKYLFEIPIHEKKINLPAGVIEGQHLEAYFSELLWPLTEEEDFNKLPVPFHCMSVDIISGETIELSSGDLVKSIRASMSIPTVFSPVQMDSMLLVDGGVTSNFPVQEALNMGADIIIGVYVGFQEDITVDDIKSMTDVLQRSIALGGIVDAKEQFAKCAVLIIPDLHDYSAADFMKGQAIQQIGEDAAREKLSEIKALAEKYDLGYKVVDRIPQPKKIRITGIEVTGLKYLSKNFILSKSGIDIGDMVSSDDIKDAIDFMYGSMHFGKLTYSLKRDWNSEGYILTFHVKERPRAMVKLAPRYDDDLGVGITTNFTLRNMIAPATRMMISFNIAENPGMEIKLNKFVGKKQRLSDYFFMNTYSYKLPFYDAGKRLGNYKRGYFGGGYGLEYLFGLNHQLGGSAFYKYNRLTPRADLQTIYPEADFDNLKSHDWGYQVYYKVNTTDDLYFPKRGIKLNIGFQHILSANSKMDLNTVEPKDYLIGEINDPYATLTINHNWYKTFARKLTYNFEVGAGFSTEDSGTNGLYMLGGSQFGPGKLQFKDLAGYNLAEIYTYNYALAKSSLSWEIASGLYITTIVNVAATADTYEDLFDHLTTQPFGDNIWGYNFGLKYDSLMGPIQLLISGNNQDNESRFHFSLGFPF
- a CDS encoding TolC family protein, which translates into the protein MNQSIKYIAGTVFVLITVFGNTFGQKVMTLEECREQAVAFNKELKNAALQNREAQVNQEVARTAYLPSVGFSSSLMHRPGMDPISMPGHFLQTADSEEDALNGNFSGTSDVWSPGMNIDLGSLTLINSGFEVNQAIYAGGKIRYSNQQADAGVSIADMALNMKYSDVIEQTDQAFWKVATVEENIIIAEEYIKMLTELEDQMTAMYEVGLQPASEKLRVTVQKNEADLNLIKARNGLKVAKMYLNQILGQPLDTEIQISHETSPEVKLFNLEDGLVQASNKRNELKILEKQKEISELDAKITRADYLPTVGVSAQYTSYWVKDLYEEIDFQPMLAAQVSIPIFQWGQGKKKQRAAQLKVQQAETDLQHTNDLINLEVMQVKVQVEEAYESILLAQKSVAEAEESMNETEASFEVGLNTTTDMLNAQAQWVQAKAQLTQTIANFEVLKTKWQSVTGNLYMPEGGN
- a CDS encoding LytTR family DNA-binding domain-containing protein; protein product: MRVIIVEDELHNYRLLRGMVEKLRPEWQIVEWFESVRSTVAWLKSNPAPDLLFMDIQLTDGISFSVFDQVNVTSMVIFTTAYDEYALRAFQVNSIDYLLKPIKEDKLRLSIEKFEHMVSASNEKPESAPDYKELLQAITSGEKKYRKRFLISGATSYFKLDVEDVAWFYTENRVTTAVTFQGKKHVIDLTIEKLEEQLDPDLFFRTNRSTIVHINAIRKFENHFGGKLILRLIPPFEEPITISRLKATEFKEWVGK
- a CDS encoding histidine kinase gives rise to the protein MRLPSYEPVSILWRFVSISILAVSVLHFISYVTAAPVKLDTKIPFVIYVVVILAFNGAAELQIALDNILERFLPVPKKIKLRLFLQISVGILFLYVVHRIIMYFVDPKLVGQTSRPSVILGVILGLAFVQMVANSLTIARFTQKWFDSQEQIAEMKREKLRMDYNSLQDQLNPHFLFNNLSVLKSLIIYDPDVAVEFTENFTDVYRYVLQSKDKRLVKLGEELDFMKAYCALHKERLGEGINVDSLVPINVLDKDVAPLTGQLLIENAIKHNITSRETPLQIKVYVEDEYLVVSNSLNRREASYSTKTGLKNLVRRYEILTEKEIVVQYDENRFEVKVPLL